GTCGGCGCCGGACGTCGCCGTGGTGGACGTACGCCTGCCGCCGACGCACACGGACGAGGGGCTGCAGTGCGCGCTCCGGGCCCGCGAGGACCGGCCCGGACTGCCGGTGCTCGTGCTGTCGCAGCACGTGGAGCAGTTGTACGCGCGGGAACTGCTCGCCGACGGGATGGGCGGGGTGGGCTATCTGCTCAAGGACCGGGTGTTCGACGCGGAGCAGTTCGTCGACGCCGTACGGCGGGTCGCGGCGGGCGGCACCGCCATGGACCCGCAGGTGATCCAGCAGCTGCTGTCGCGGCGCGCGGCGGACGACCGGCCGCTCGCCCGGCTGACGGCCCGCGAGCTGGAGGTGCTGGAGCTGATGGCGCAGGGCCGCTCCAACGCGGCGATCGCCACCCAACTCGTCGTCACGGAACGTGCGATCGCAAAACATACCTCCAACATCTTCGCCAAACTGGGCCTTGAGGTGTCCGATGACGACAACCGGCGGGTTCTGGCCGTACTCGCCTATTTGGACCACGGCCGGTGAAGACGGCACCGGCGTCGTGCGCTGAATCTGATTCAAAAAAGTGCGTCTCTACCCGCTCAACTCCCGTTGAAACAGGGGCTTCTGCACCTCTTGCGCCCGAAATGGCCTCAGGAACTTCCAAGTTTTTCCGGGGCTTCTGAACACCCCAGGAACCTCCTGCGTATGGGATGGCACCGCTTCACCCCTGTCGGGCGCCTCCGCCCCGAAAGGAAGTCAGAGGAGTTCCATGGGACGCAACACACGCAAACGCCGTACGCCGCTGGCCACCAAGGCCATAGCCGCCTCGGCTGCCCTAGCGCTCGGTGGGGGCGGGCTGATCTGGGCGAACTACTACGCGTCGGCGCACGAGACGAACTCGGCGCAGAACAGCACCAAGGCCGCCGCCGCCCAGGTGGCCACCATCAGCTGCCCGGACATCGGCCAGCAGCTGACCAACGTGCCGGGCGGGGCGAAGTCGCAGGTCGATACGGAGCTGGCGACCCTCGACAAGCAGATCACCGAGGCGTACGCCCGACTGGCCTCCTCACGCCAGGCGCAGGCGAACGACCCGGGCTTCGTCCAGAACGCGATCCTCGGCCCGCTCAAGGACAAGCGGACCGCGGTCATCGACCGGATCAAGATCGACTTCAAGCGCGTGGGCGCCACCGCCCCGGCCTCGCTCGACGGTCTCGCCGCCTGCACCGGAGCCACCGCCAACAACACCACCGCCGGCGGCACGAACAACAACGGCGGCCAGCAGCAGAACGGCGGCCAGCAGAACAACGGTGGCCAGCAGCAGAACGGCGGCCAGAACAACGGCGGTCAGCAGAACGGCGGCCAGCAGCAGGGCAACGGCGGTCAGGCCGGCAACGGCCCGAACGCGGCCGACTTCGTGGACATCACCAAGGTCCAGCCGAACGTCAAGGCCAAGCCGCGCAACGGCCGCAACGCCTCGACCGGTGTGTTCATCACCAGGTGCGGTGTGAACGCGAACAACAAGTTCAACACCGACAACGTGATCGTGGCGCCCGGCGTGAAGAACGGCGCGCACCACCTGCACGACTACGTCGGCAACCAGTCGAACGACGCCTTCGCCAACAACAACACGTTCGCGGCGGCCCAGACGAGCTGCCAGAACCAGCAGGACAAGTCGTCGTACTACTGGCCGGTGCTGCGCGTCCAGGACGGCTCGCAGGCCTTCGACCAGAACAACGACGGCGGTGGCAAGGAAGGAAACGTCGGCACGATCCTGAAGGCCAAGAAGGCCCAGATCAAGTTCGTCGGCAGCCCGACGAGCAAGGTCGTGGCGATGCCGCAGTTCCTGCGCATCATCACCGGTGACGCCAAGACCACCACCAACGGTCTGGCGAACGCCAACGCGCACTGGAGCTGCACCGGTTTCGAGAACAAGGTCCAGCTGACGACGCAGTACCCGATCTGCCCGCAGGGCAGCAACGTGGTCCGCACGTTCGCCTTCCAGAGCTGCTGGGACGGCCAGAACATCGACAGCGCCAACCACCGGACGCACGTGGCCTTCGCCGACGCCAACGGCAACTGCCAGAACGGCTTCAAGGCGATCCCGCAGCTGACGATGCGCCTGGTGTACAGCGTTCCGCGGCCTACCATCCAGAACGGCCAGGTCAAGAACGCCTACGCGGTGGACGGCTTCCCGGAGCAGCTCCACAAGGCGGCCACCGACCACGACGACTTCATCAACGTCATGAACGCGAACCTGAACAACACGGTCGCCAACTGCATCAACACCGGCCGTCAGTGCCAGTGACCCCATGAGAAGGCCGGCGGTGGAACTCCCACCGCCGGCCTTCGGCACACCCAGGAACCTGCGCGGTCAGCCCGTGTGACCGGAGTGTGTGGCCTCGTGACCCCCCTCACCACTTCCGCCCGAGTGGTGCGAGGCCCCCTCCTCGATGGTCCCACCGAGCCGGCCGCGCAGCGCCGTAACCGTCTTCTGCTCGCCCACGGCGACCCACTTGGCGCCGACGAGGTAGAAACCGCCGTAGTCCTTGGCGCCGTTGAGCCACTCGCGCTGGCCACGGTCGGTGGCGAAGGTCGCGAGGATGAACTGGCCGTCGGTGTTCTTGCAGACGCCCTGGCGGATCTCGTCGGCGTCGGTCTGGATGCTCGGCTTGCACTTCACGTCCGCCGCAAGATCCTCCAGGCTGCCGGTCGCGGTCGCCGGGACCTTGTCCTGGGCGTCGCTCGAGCCGCTCGAGCCGCCCGACCCGCCGCAGCCGGTCAGCACCAGCAGGGCGACGGCCGCACCTGCCGCCAGCTTCTCGCGCGTCCACCTCATGTGTTCCTCCGGTCGTTCGGGGCCATGCCGCTGGGAGCCCCCGCGGGAGCCCTGCCTTTCCGTACGGCTCTCATGCGCCCCGCGCTCAATGTGCGCCACGGCGGCCTCCAAGATCACGCAAATCGGCTGCCCCGACCGGCACATGTGTGCGAGGGTGGGCGGCCCGAGCACTCGGA
The Streptomyces sp. CGMCC 4.7035 DNA segment above includes these coding regions:
- a CDS encoding DUF1996 domain-containing protein, which produces MGRNTRKRRTPLATKAIAASAALALGGGGLIWANYYASAHETNSAQNSTKAAAAQVATISCPDIGQQLTNVPGGAKSQVDTELATLDKQITEAYARLASSRQAQANDPGFVQNAILGPLKDKRTAVIDRIKIDFKRVGATAPASLDGLAACTGATANNTTAGGTNNNGGQQQNGGQQNNGGQQQNGGQNNGGQQNGGQQQGNGGQAGNGPNAADFVDITKVQPNVKAKPRNGRNASTGVFITRCGVNANNKFNTDNVIVAPGVKNGAHHLHDYVGNQSNDAFANNNTFAAAQTSCQNQQDKSSYYWPVLRVQDGSQAFDQNNDGGGKEGNVGTILKAKKAQIKFVGSPTSKVVAMPQFLRIITGDAKTTTNGLANANAHWSCTGFENKVQLTTQYPICPQGSNVVRTFAFQSCWDGQNIDSANHRTHVAFADANGNCQNGFKAIPQLTMRLVYSVPRPTIQNGQVKNAYAVDGFPEQLHKAATDHDDFINVMNANLNNTVANCINTGRQCQ
- a CDS encoding response regulator transcription factor — encoded protein: MRVVLAEDLFLLRDGLVRLLEAYGFEIAAAVESGPQLDRALAESAPDVAVVDVRLPPTHTDEGLQCALRAREDRPGLPVLVLSQHVEQLYARELLADGMGGVGYLLKDRVFDAEQFVDAVRRVAAGGTAMDPQVIQQLLSRRAADDRPLARLTARELEVLELMAQGRSNAAIATQLVVTERAIAKHTSNIFAKLGLEVSDDDNRRVLAVLAYLDHGR